The following are encoded together in the Macrobrachium rosenbergii isolate ZJJX-2024 chromosome 21, ASM4041242v1, whole genome shotgun sequence genome:
- the LOC136849519 gene encoding zinc finger BED domain-containing protein 5-like, which translates to MEKFLSKCKRKETESEPHSSKCGESSKHTKTRKIARCKKAHNIPETLVLPAAMDKAEIMLGESSANKLRSIPLADNTVGRRISDSGDLSDQLTDALKYSHFGLQVDEATDVVKDAHLISYVRYISANEIKEDLLFCEPRVGRATAAEVFNMIDNFFSEHGINWDNCVGLCTDGAQSMSGRHARLQALLCKDFGAEHTALLYYCESRWLSRGKVLQRVYEFRNEIATFLCEHKNRDGGLFTDDYFIQKLAYMVDIFEKLNHLNQSMQGPHVNIFTQSDKISAFMKKIELWKRNVENNIFDVSKFTRIS; encoded by the exons ATGGAAAAGTTTCTGAGTaaatgcaaaaggaaagaaactgaaagTGAACCTCACTCCAGTAAATGTGGTGAAAGTAGCAAGCATACGAAAACCAGAAA AATTGCAAGATGCAAAAAAGCTCACAACATACCAGAAACCTTGGTACTACCTGCTGCTATGGACAAGGCGGAAATAATGCTAGGTGAATCAAGTGCCAATAAGTTACGCAGCATTCCTCTTGCGGATAATACAGTTGGCAGAAGAATTTCAGACAGTGGCGATTTGAGCGATCAGTTGACCGATGCACTTAAATATTCGCATTTTGGGTTGCAAGTAGATGAGGCTACTGATGTAGTGAAAGATGCTCATTTAATAAGTTACGTACGCTATATATCTGCCAATGAAATTAAGGAAGATCTGTTGTTTTGTGAACCTAGAGTTGGTAGAGCCACAGCAGCAGAGGTGTTCAATATGATTGACAATTTTTTCAGTGAACATGGAATAAACTGGGACAATTGCGTTGGCTTGTGCACTGACGGAGCCCAGTCAATGTCAGGACGACATGCTAGACTGCAAGCTTTG TTATGTAAAGATTTTGGTGCAGAACACACTGCTCTCCTATATTACTGTGAATCACGCTGGCTATCCCGTGGAAAAGTACTTCAGAGAGTGTatgaatttagaaatgaaattgcTACATTCCtttgtgaacataaaaacagAGATGGAGGTTTGTTCACTGATGATTATTTCATTCAAAAACTTGCTTACATGGTTGACATTTTTGAGAAACTTAACCATCTGAATCAGTCTATGCAGGGGCCTCACGTGAATATTTTCACACAGAGTGACAAAATAAGtgcatttatgaagaaaattgaaTTATGGAAAAGGAAtgtagaaaataacatttttgacgTGTCCAAATTtacaagaatttcttaa